Below is a window of Sulfitobacter sp. SK012 DNA.
AGGACCGCCGTATCATCGCGGGCCTGACGGTTGAGGAAAACCTCAAGCTTGCTCAAATCGCGCCGCCTATCGGCTGGTCGATCGACCGCGTTTACGATCTTTTTCCGCGCTTGCGCGAGCGTCGCAACCAAGAAGGTATAACCTTGTCGGGTGGCGAACAGCAGATGCTGGCCATCGCACGTGCGCTGTGCCGCGACATCAAAGTGCTGCTACTAGATGAGCCTTACGAGGGCCTTGCCCCGGTGATTGTGGACGAGATCGAAAAGACGCTGGCGTTGATCAAAGACCAGGGCATCACTACTATTCTTGTTGAGCAAAACGCTGTGCGGGCCCTGAAATTGGCCGACCGCGCTGTGATCCTTGATACCGGCGGTGTGGTTTTTGACGGTACGGCGGCAGATGTGCTCGATAATGCGGAATTGCGTGCCGAATACCTCGCCATCTAAGGCTGCTTTTTCACCTCAATGACCGCGCGTAAAGTCGCGCCTTTCCATGGGTCTGCCCATCGCCTATAAGTGCGGACAGAGCACTGGGCCACATGGAAAAAGTGGCCCCCTTCGCAACGGTCGAGGATTACATGACAAAAAACACCCATGACGCGGACGTCGCCTTTATTCGGGCGCTGGCGGAACTGTTGAACGAAAACGATTTGACCCAATTGCAGGTCAAACGGGACTATGCAGAAGATGACAGCCTGAATGTGCGTGTCTCTCGCAAGCCACCCCAACAGATCGTGGCCCCACAACAGCAAATGCAAGCGGCCCCTGCCCTGATGGCAGCACCTGCAGCTGCAGCAGCCACCGCTCCGGAGCCGCAAGCCGCCGATCCCGCAAGCGATCCGGGCGCCGTGACCTCACCGATGGTTGGTACGGTTTACATGCAAGGCGAACCGGGCGCGCCGCCGTTCATTTCCGTCGGTACCAAAGTTGCCGAAGGCGATACGCTGTTGATTGTGGAAGCCATGAAAACCATGAACCACATCCCCTCCCCGCGCGCGGGTACCGTGAAGCGTATTCTTGTCGATGACGGAGCTGCCGTTGAATTCGGCGCACCGCTTGTGATCCTCGAATAAGGCGGCACAGATGTTTAAAAAAATCCTCATCGCCAACCGCGGAGAGATTGCGCTGCGTGTCATCCGGGCCGCGCGCGAGATGGGCATCGGCTCTGTTGCGGTGCATTCCACGGCTGACAGCGACGCGATGCATGTGCGCATGGCTGATGAAAGTGTCTGCATTGGCCCGCCATCAAGCCAGCAGTCCTATCTGTCGATCCCGTCAATCATCGCTGCCTGCGAGATTACCGGCGCTGAGGCGATCCACCCTGGCTATGGCTTTCTGAGTGAAAACGCCGGCTTTGTGCAGATCCTTGAGGATCATGGGCTGACGTTTATTGGTCCCACTGCGGAACATATCCGCATTATGGGCGACAAAATCACTGCCAAAGACACGATGAAGGCGCTCGGTGTGCCCTGCGTGCCCGGAAGCGAGGGCGGCGTGCCAACACTCGCGGATGCACAGCGCATCGGTGAAGAAGTCGGTTATCCAGTTATTATCAAAGCAACGGCAGGCGGTGGCGGCAAGGGCATGAAAGTCGCCCAAACGGCCAAGGATATGGAACGCGCGTTTCAGACTGCGCGTGCTGAGGGTAAATCGAACTTCGGCAACGACGAAGTCTACATTGAGAAATACTTAACCACGCCGCGCCACATCGAAATTCAAGTGTTTGGCGATGGCAAAGGCCGCGCTGTGCATCTGGGTGAACGCGATTGCTCCTTGCAGCGCCGCCACCAAAAAGTATTCGAAGAGGCCCCCGGCCCTAGCATTACGCCCGAAGAACGCGCGCGCATCGGCAAGGTGTGTTCAGATGCGGTGGCGAACATCAACTACATCGGTGCAGGCACGATCGAATTCTTGTACGAGAACGGCGAA
It encodes the following:
- a CDS encoding ABC transporter ATP-binding protein is translated as MNTQPKAKNANHAANAPAFLSVWDLHAYYGESYIVQGVSFNVHEGEILALLGRNGAGKTSTLRAIARLSDPELRKGEIWLDHQPLHNMASHEASANGLALVPEDRRIIAGLTVEENLKLAQIAPPIGWSIDRVYDLFPRLRERRNQEGITLSGGEQQMLAIARALCRDIKVLLLDEPYEGLAPVIVDEIEKTLALIKDQGITTILVEQNAVRALKLADRAVILDTGGVVFDGTAADVLDNAELRAEYLAI
- the accB gene encoding acetyl-CoA carboxylase biotin carboxyl carrier protein; translation: MTKNTHDADVAFIRALAELLNENDLTQLQVKRDYAEDDSLNVRVSRKPPQQIVAPQQQMQAAPALMAAPAAAAATAPEPQAADPASDPGAVTSPMVGTVYMQGEPGAPPFISVGTKVAEGDTLLIVEAMKTMNHIPSPRAGTVKRILVDDGAAVEFGAPLVILE
- the accC gene encoding acetyl-CoA carboxylase biotin carboxylase subunit, with the protein product MFKKILIANRGEIALRVIRAAREMGIGSVAVHSTADSDAMHVRMADESVCIGPPSSQQSYLSIPSIIAACEITGAEAIHPGYGFLSENAGFVQILEDHGLTFIGPTAEHIRIMGDKITAKDTMKALGVPCVPGSEGGVPTLADAQRIGEEVGYPVIIKATAGGGGKGMKVAQTAKDMERAFQTARAEGKSNFGNDEVYIEKYLTTPRHIEIQVFGDGKGRAVHLGERDCSLQRRHQKVFEEAPGPSITPEERARIGKVCSDAVANINYIGAGTIEFLYENGEFYFIEMNTRLQVEHPVTEGIFGVDLVREQINVAAGLPMSFQQEDLEINGHAIEVRINAEKLPNFSPCPGRITQYHAPGGLGVRMDSALYAGYTIPPYYDSLIGKLIVHGRHRAEALARLERSLSELIVDGVDTTVPLFHALLQEPDVQSGNYNIHWLEHWLETHMGES